The Polyodon spathula isolate WHYD16114869_AA chromosome 13, ASM1765450v1, whole genome shotgun sequence genome includes a region encoding these proteins:
- the LOC121325268 gene encoding phenazine biosynthesis-like domain-containing protein, which translates to MQIPVFTVDAFTNKPFCGNPAAVCLIEDELQDDICQKIGSEMNLSETAFIKKLNSTDTFSSASRFGLRWFTPATEVPLCGHATLASAAVLFYIQKNANSSLTFETLSGELYARLSADHIILDFPIHTSTAQDPQEIKELIKTAVGDLAVQDVRYSSATKKLLVRLCDTYDRSVLESLKPDTESLMKSDSTGKVAGLIITLKGNQNGNYDFYSRYFAPWYGVPEDPVTGSAHTVLASYWSEELGKKEMLACQCSRRGGQLKITVRGEGRVDIAGQTVTVLSGNLVL; encoded by the exons ATGCAGATTCCTGTATTCACTGTTGATGCCTTTACAAACAAACCCTTTTGTGGGAACCCTGCAGCTGTCTGTTTGATTGAAGAC GAATTGCAGGATGACATTTGCCAAAAGATCGGTTCTGAAATGAATTTATCAGAGACAGCATTCATTAAGAAGCTGAATTCTACGGATACGTTTAGCTCAG CTTCCCGCTTTGGACTGAGGTGGTTTACACCAGCAACAGAGGTTCCTCTCTGCGGACATGCAACCTTAGCATCAGCAGCTGTGTTGTTCTACATCCAAA aaaatgcaaactCATCTCTCACATTTGAAACTCTGAGTGGAGAGCTGTATGCCAGACTGTCAGCTGACCATATCATCTTAGACTTTCCAATCCATACATCAACAGCACAG GATCCCCAGGAAATAAAAGAACTGATTAAA ACAGCTGTAGGCGACCTTGCCGTTCAAGATGTTCGCTACTCCAGTGCGACAAAGAAACTTCTTGTACGTCTGTGTGACACTTATGACAG GTCTGTGCTGGAGAGCCTGAAGCCAGACACTGAATCTCTGATGAAAAGTGACAGCACAGGAAAGGTGGCAGGACTGATCATCACGTTGAAAGGAAATCAAAACGGCAACTATGACTTTTACTCCAGATATTTTGCTCCGTGGTACGGTGTTCCAGAGGATCCCGTCACAG GGTCTGCACACACAGTGTTGGCCAGCTATTGGTCAGAGGAACTTGGAAAAAAAGAGATGCTTG CCTGTCAGTGCTCTCGTCGAGGAGGACAGCTGAAGATCACAGTGAGGGGTGAAGGGAGAGTGGACATTGCTGGGCAGACCGTGACTGTGCTGAGTGGGAACCTTGTGCTATAA